Proteins encoded within one genomic window of Oncorhynchus masou masou isolate Uvic2021 chromosome 1, UVic_Omas_1.1, whole genome shotgun sequence:
- the LOC135554393 gene encoding reticulon-4 receptor-like, with product MKTSLVEGGRLLFLVLWFSLVPRGAEGCPVKCVCYSEPRPTVACQQQGLFSIPNEIPVQSQRIFLQSNKLTVVRSTSFSSVHNLTVLWMYSNNIIHIEAGAFYGLERLEELDIGDNSNLRIISPTAFRGLSKLHTLHLHRCGLSELPVGAFQGLFSLQYLYLQDNNLLALHDDTFLDLANLTYLFLHNNKIKTVSDHMLRGLINLDRLLLHQNRVIYVQPRAFSDLRKLTTLFLFYNNLTVLTGETMDPLGSLQYLRLNGNQWVCDCRARTLWDWFKRFKGSSSELECNIPLELFGKDLKRLKSDDLEGCVETPQIQTQLFSSNLWSGKFPSTEYPLGNGIPRCCLPDNDKSSIISEKTIPDPSSYNSRQITNNPLKEKENISKTKFREQERTKNETTRNKQSLNDGPLGTLSNNLDQSLVQLQDLEPSTAPTRKKKKCTKKPKSDAQCLKGHGSTMQVELSFIFMSIIWFWFSMVMS from the coding sequence ggGGCCGACTCCTGTTCCTTGTGTTGTGGTTTAGCCTGGTGCCTCGAGGAGCAGAGGGCTGCCCGGTCaaatgtgtgtgttacagtgagcCACGGCCCACCGTGGCATGCCAGCAACAAGGACTGTTCTCCATCCCTAACGAGATCCCTGTGCAGAGCCAGCGGATATTCCTCCAGAGCAACAAGCTGACCGTGGTCCGCTCCACCAGCTTCAGCTCTGTGCACAACCTCACCGTCCTCTGGATGTACTCCAACAACATCATCCACATCGAAGCTGGGGCCTTCTATGGTCTGGAGCGGCTGGAGGAGCTGGACATTGGGGACAACAGTAACCTGAGAATCATCAGCCCCACGGCCTTCAGGGGCCTGTCCAAGCTCCACACCCTCCACCTGCACAGGTGTGGCCTGTCGGAGTTACCTGTTGGAGCGTTCCAGGGACTGTTCTCCCTGCAGTACCTTTAcctgcaggacaataacctactgGCCCTGCACGATGACACTTTCCTGGACCTGGCCAACCTCACCTATCTCTTCCTGCACAACAACAAGATCAAGACCGTATCGGACCACATGCTGCGTGGCCTCATTAACCTTGACCGCCTGTTGCTGCACCAGAACCGGGTGATCTACGTCCAACCAAGAGCATTCAGTGACCTGAGAAAACTGACCACACTGTTCCTGTTCTACAACAACCTGACCGTGCTGACTGGGGAGACCATGGACCCACTGGGGTCCCTCCAGTACCTGCGTCTCAAcgggaaccagtgggtctgtgaCTGTCGGGCCAGGACCCTGTGGGACTGGTTCAAACGCTTCAAGGGCTCCAGCTCAGAGCTTGAGTGTAACATCCCACTGGAGTTGTTTGGGAAGGACCTGAAACGGTTGAAGAGTGATGATCTGGAAGGGTGTGTGGAAACTCCTCAGATCCAAACCCAGCTCTTCAGCTCCAACCTGTGGTCTGGAAAATTTCCCTCCACGGAATATCCTCTGGGAAATGGAATTCCCAGGTGTTGTCTTCCAGATAATGATAAGTCCTCTATCATCTCCGAGAAAACCATCCCTGACCCCTCATCCTACAACAGCCGCCAGATCACCAACAACCCCCTCAAGGAGAAGGAGAACATATCCAAGACCAAATTCAGAGAGCAGGAGCGAACAAAAAATGAGACCACCCGGAATAAGCAGAGTCTCAACGACGGGCCTCTGGGGACTCTGTCCAACAACCTTGACCAGTCCTTAGTCCAACTGCAAGATCTGGAACCTTCTACAGCCCCAACCAGGAAGAAAAAGAAGTGCACTAAAAAACCCAAATCCGATGCACAATGTCTCAAAGGCCATGGATCTACAATGCAGGTGGAGCTGAGTTTTATCTTCATGTCAATAATCTGGTTCTGGTTCTCTATGGTCATGTCTTAG